Below is a window of Paremcibacter congregatus DNA.
CTTGAAGTGGCGGCGGCGATTGATGGCACAAAAGAGCGCCGGGGCGGTGTCTATATGCTGACACTCACAATGAAACATGCGCCATTCGATAAATGCGCCGCCTTGAAGGACGCTGTCGCGATGGCGTGGCGCAAGCTGCAAAATACGCGTGCCTGGCGCAGTATAAAAGAGGATCGCCAAATTTTCGGCACGATCCGGGCGCTGGAAATCACCCATGGCGCGAATGGGTGGCATCCGCATTTACATATCCTGCTTCTGACCGAAAACGAGTTGTCAGAACATGAACAGGAAGAAACCCGTCTTGAGATTTTCGAGCAATGGGACAAAAAGATTTATGCTTTAACCGGGCAATATTGCCATGCTGACGCTTGCGATTTACGGCCAACAAATTCCTCTGAATATCTCACCAAAGGTGCGGATCGCAAGGCCGGAAAAATGAAATGGGGCGCGGATCGCGAGATATCAAAGGCCAATATCAAGCAAGGGAAGGGCGGTAAAACGCCTTTTGAACTGCTGGAAGCGGCCTATTATGGCAATCGTCAAGCCGCCGCTATGTTCGCAGAGTATGCCGCCGCCTTCAAAGGGGCGCGACATATCACATGGACCCACGGCTTAAAAGATTTCTTTGAGATTGCCGAAATTCTTGACGAAAAAATAGCAGAGATTAGCCCGGAAAAAGTCGCCGGACAGGAT
It encodes the following:
- a CDS encoding protein rep: MTNPLKGTQVELPPLFLKDNLEQLNGAQKRDRLRTVAGQILTGERVYKCGRHRIGAIVTISASSTGAMFNGVETCGSIWHCPVCAEKISNKRRLEVAAAIDGTKERRGGVYMLTLTMKHAPFDKCAALKDAVAMAWRKLQNTRAWRSIKEDRQIFGTIRALEITHGANGWHPHLHILLLTENELSEHEQEETRLEIFEQWDKKIYALTGQYCHADACDLRPTNSSEYLTKGADRKAGKMKWGADREISKANIKQGKGGKTPFELLEAAYYGNRQAAAMFAEYAAAFKGARHITWTHGLKDFFEIAEILDEKIAEISPEKVAGQDELPFSEDLNMRMIVALDRGTWAAVCRHNLRPDLLDAAYKHGRAGVVGLLAKYGLSVWLGTGHINEDQTNAQFSNDGKVIFNRVTARPPRLTEMPHSATPWKD